The Bacteroidia bacterium nucleotide sequence GCGTGAATCTTCTGGATCTACATTCGTCGGGCACACAATCACCTCAGCACCAAAGGCGCGTAAGGCATCTACTTTTTCTTTCGATTGTTTATCTGTAGTAGTAAAAATACATTTATATCCTTTGATAATCGCGGCAATCGCCAAACCCATTCCAGTATTTCCGCTGGTGCCTTCGATAATGGTAGCACCCGGTTTCAAACGACCATCTTTTTCGGCATCTTCAATCATTTTAAGCGCCATCCGATCTTTAATAGAATTTCCAGGATTCGTGGTTTCTATTTTCGCCAACACGGTAGCTTTTACATCTTTTGTCAGATTATTTATTTTCACCAATGGCGTATTTCCAATGGTTTCGAGAATGTTGTTATAATACATCGTTCAAAAATTATTTTTTTAAGGAAGGCAAATGTACTAAATTTATTGAGGCGTTATTGATGATGAAAAAGGAAAATAGCCCGCTCTTAGAATTTTTTTCCACTCCAAATTCGATACGCTTCTTTTTGAGCATCTGTTGCTTCGTTTACTTTTTCAACTTGATAAACAGGATAGTACTCTGAGTCTTTTACAGCTTGCATTTCAATGGATTTTTGGAATCCATTGGTCATCACCGATAAAATTATTTTTTCTTTTCTGAAATGGGAACACCACTCGTTAAAATCATCCTTTAACTCAAATCCATTGATGGAAATAATTTCATCATTCACTGCCAATCCAGCAGAATCAGCAATAGAATCAGGCGCAACAGTTAACACTTTACACACCGAATTGTTTTCGTAAATTTTAAATCCGAAATGTCTTTCGCATGATTTTTTAGAAGGCGAAGCAGTGAATTGTAAGCCAACATAAAAAAGTGTTTCGTTCAAATAAGGTTCAAAAGATTTTGTTCTCCAAACCAAGTCGTTGAATAGAGAATCGAAGGAACAGCCACCCGTTTC carries:
- a CDS encoding pyridoxal-phosphate dependent enzyme, producing MYYNNILETIGNTPLVKINNLTKDVKATVLAKIETTNPGNSIKDRMALKMIEDAEKDGRLKPGATIIEGTSGNTGMGLAIAAIIKGYKCIFTTTDKQSKEKVDALRAFGAEVIVCPTNVDPEDSR